TAATGACAAAGAACCACCATACTGCAGCATACGAGTGTAAATCAACAATCAATTATTGTGTACTGAGAGTGTACTACGGGGTGAAAAATTCacacaataaataatgaaagacGCAAAACATGCACTTACCCCAACGTTTGATGTAAAGCTACCACTAGTGACATAGAGCAagaatttattataaaaacgcacaccgtGATAGATTGACGAACAAAACGCAATAGTATCCTGCAATCGTTGCGACATGTCTCATCTGAACGAATTCCCTGCCCACCAATTCCGGTACATGCGTTATTGCGGTATAGTGGAACGACCAACCAGGTGGTACCGTTTCCGAAAGtggttttcattcattttggtTGGTTCCTTCATGCCACTTCATGTGCTTTATCTCGTGGAAAACCCTTTATCCGATCTGGTCGTTACTTGTGAAGAGGTCATGCTGATACAGTTGATGGCTATAGACATGTTAAAGTTTAACCTGTTCATAAGTCATCACCACGAAATGCGCGATTTGGTGGAGTGCTTCAAGCGCatgcaaaaatgcatcacGGCGGATGAGCTACCACGGTTTGCGAAATGTAACGAAGTGCATGCCAAACTGTTGCGATTTTACGTGATCGGCTCAACGATCGTGGTTATATTGTACGCACTGAACGCGATCGTTACAAGCGTAACACTATCAATACAGCAACATCGTGTGCTTTTAGTGACCCCCTTCAGGTATTTTGTCGACCGGCATAAAAGTGCTCGTGATTAATTGGGgaaaaaaccattccattaCAGTTACCCGTTCAGTTATCAACATCCGGTTGTGTTTGCTGTGTGCTTTCTGCTTTGTTTAGACTTCATGATGATGTGCGTATACACTAGCGCAACGATCGACGTGTGTTACTCGGAGATGGCCACCAACTTAGCAATCCACTTTGACATCGTTGGGGAACGGTTCGAGAGGCTTGACATCTCCGCAGACCAACCGTTTGCCGATAGTGAGCTGAACAAGGTAATCTCGTATCACAGCGATGTGTCATCGCTGGCGCAAAAGATGACGCGGCTTTTAAAAACGTACATGTTCTACTGCCTACTTCTGGTATCGACAATATTGTGTCTGTTGGGTTACGAGTTTGTTATGGTGGGCAACATTTCCAAACGAGCTCAGGTGATGCTCCTGGCTGGGGTCGTAATCGGTCAGGCTGTCATCCATACCTACCACGGATCAGCGATTCGCGATCATGTGAGTATCGTGTGTAGGTGTACTTTTGTTAAGTAatcttgttttaaaataatcttccTTGCACACGTGCAGAGTGTAAATGTCGCTGATTCAATCTACAGTACCAACTGGTACGATGCAACAATCACCACCCGGAAGCAAATACTCATCTGCTTGATGCGCGCACAGCAACCTGTAATAATCAAGAGTGGATTTATAGAAGCTTCATTACCAACGCTCAAAACGGTCCGCAAAGTCGtgggaaatgatttttcattgaCGTCAAcaatttgatacattttttaaattatgtatttaCAGATCCTTAACTCCAGTGCGTCATACATTACTATGCTGATGTCGTTGGAGTCGGAAGATTGAGTTAGATCTGCTGAGATAGCTTAATATTTCTTACAAACTCTTACCTTAGCACCGGTTGAGACGTAATACACGCTGTCTATGAAATTTAGCACTAATACTCGTATTTCTTTATATACCTTGATCGCTTTACATAGGTATATCTTTGCAATGTTGCAGAACCTCTATGTTGTTTGAAGGATGCTTATAATGCTGTAGATTAGATTGAGCGGTAGAGGATCATGCAACAGCAGAGATGTCTTGGAACAGTAAAAAGGTAGTTCAGGAGCCGTAATGAGCATGGTGAGTAACACGATTTTACACTCCCAGATGGTGTTTTAGACATCACTGGACGTTACGTCAGAATTAAATGCGACATCTCAAACATTGGACTTTGGATTGGATTGAGGATTATGCTGAGGAAACTGTATTGTAGAGTTAGAGAAACCCAATCAGTCGCTTCATAATAAGGTTGATGATTAAGCTTATCTATTTCGTTGAAACACGTTAACAGTGTTTTGGTATATAAAACGCACTCGTTAGAACAATTGATCATTTAAGAAAATGCTAAAATTGACACATGtttaaataaacgaaacaaagatgttaaaacaaaaacaatgctgCTCGCGTTTGGCACACaattatcgtttgtttgatcTACGGATGACATATCTAGtaaaaagtttgtaaaattcaTCTGCTCTAAACAATAGAACTAAACAGGGAAAGGGAATTGGAACGATCAGAACCAAGTAAGTagcttgtttttattatcagGCAATGAAGGATTTTACGCGTTTTAGTTAGTTTTTATTAGTAGTTAGGTTAGTTAGTAGTTGCAGTACGTTTTATTCAAATGTCAAATCATTCATATTTCTGGTCGATCGAAGCAGGGAAAGTGCAGCTTTACTAATATTAATCCGTTACAGCCTGCAGTTTgcagtttaaaacaaaagatattTACACTGAGCTGCATGAAGGGAAGGAAATCGATTCCTACCATAGGTTACAAGTACCTGGTACGATATGGCATAGATATATTCCCGGTAAAAGAAACCGTCCTTCTCTACCCGCACTGTGTTAGAGCTGTGGTACTCTGGTGTAGGCGCAGGCTTTACATTTTGCTTTTACGGTTTGCACCATAGTGAGACCATTTAATTTTGCTACTCCATTGGTTCCGGTTAGTCGTTCCACTAGCGTGGGCAGGAAATATGGACGAACATgaaggaacaaaaaccaaactcaACAACATAGACACAGGCTGtagttttgggaaaattttgaccaaaaaaaaggaaagaaacccCCCGAGAAACTTCCCACTAAACAGCGGGGAAGAAGTGATCTCCACTTCCACAAACAGGCGAACCATCTGGTTCGGCAGCGGTACGGCAACCATGGCATTCTTTCCATCGGCCAGCGAGCGGTTTGGCTTGCACCCTGCAACCCATTCCAAGCTCCAAACACTTTCGGGGCGGCTTTggcggaaggtttttttttctgcgttcTCGAGGTTGTTGCATGCTGAGCCACGATGTGCACGAGGGATGCCGTGTCGGCTTGCTTGATGCTCGTAATGTTTATAACATAATGCAAAATCTATTTTACAAAGCAGGCACTTTTCCGGCGGTTTTTGGCAGTCACTGAAGGCTAGACCCAAACAGGTTCGGGTGTTTCCCGCGGGTTTTCGGCCCACCGCCTGGGTGCTTTGCTCTTGGGTCCTCTGTTCGTGTTGAGAAGAgtgtgtggcttttttttaagcttttctttttctgttccgTCCAATGCCCATCTCCGCTTCCCAAcgaggaggtttttttttgcgggtgCGGGAAAGGATGTTCCGCACACTGTTCGTTCTAGTTCGGTTCACCATTTGTCGGATGTGCTGTGTGCGAACGAGCGAAATATTGCCCTTGCCTCTTAACGGCAGCTGCTTTTTCACGGTGTTGTGTGGTGCCGCTACCGAAATCCGTTGTGTAATTGTGCATTCGTCCATTcgtcgttgtgtgtgtgtacatgcaATGGTAAAGGACGCAACATGCGAAATATGGCGTGGCGCACAAAACTGCCCGACCCGAGTGCAGCAAGTGgtggagcgaaagaaaacaaaacaaagaaaacaacataaaaataaacatcaacaCATAGTTATTTTATGATGACATAAATTATCTCGCCTGATTATTATTTCAGCATTAAGCTTAAAATATATGGAATCGCTGTTTAATGACGTGCGACAGTCGTGCTGGCAGGACCTCAAACCGGTGGGCGACTTTTCCAAAGCGGAATGTTCAAATCCACGCAGAATGCCGCTGGGTGTGCTTGGAGAGGAAATGTTAACCGGATGGTTGCTAAAAAGGTGGGAAAAAATGTTCGTGTGAAGAATGCAGGAATGTGGGTGGACAACAGGAAGGCTTACGGGGAGGGAAAAcaacttttcaccattttcactAACCACCcgcagagaaag
This Anopheles marshallii chromosome 3, idAnoMarsDA_429_01, whole genome shotgun sequence DNA region includes the following protein-coding sequences:
- the LOC128713132 gene encoding odorant receptor 82a-like, with translation MKDAKHALTPTFDIDEQNAIVSCNRCDMSHLNEFPAHQFRYMRYCGIVERPTRWYRFRKWFSFILVGSFMPLHVLYLVENPLSDLVVTCEEVMLIQLMAIDMLKFNLFISHHHEMRDLVECFKRMQKCITADELPRFAKCNEVHAKLLRFYVIGSTIVVILYALNAIVTSVTLSIQQHRVLLVTPFSYPFSYQHPVVFAVCFLLCLDFMMMCVYTSATIDVCYSEMATNLAIHFDIVGERFERLDISADQPFADSELNKVISYHSDVSSLAQKMTRLLKTYMFYCLLLVSTILCLLGYEFVMVGNISKRAQVMLLAGVVIGQAVIHTYHGSAIRDHSVNVADSIYSTNWYDATITTRKQILICLMRAQQPVIIKSGFIEASLPTLKTILNSSASYITMLMSLESED